In one Desulfomicrobium macestii genomic region, the following are encoded:
- a CDS encoding MBL fold metallo-hydrolase produces the protein MSTNRNNISRRDFVKGAATGLVAGTFASMGMYSYSPWAYSRLPKTQRNQQDFGTCRSVRVTNISETSWFNNAHLIGDIHEAGGLLVNQYTLNWAPLANGKGSGKGSYEEGISTIKDLLPHDLEKAWEIQKKLSLHPENPGGYSCLLEVEALDGTVRKFLLDTGWSYEWMDSCFKREGIDQMLRDQEIEALFISHEHWDHFWGLPVTMKYDNRIPLYVHDGFYKEGLQYIKDSGYKGEPVIVNKPVTQIAPGMALLKFDVPIINRVFGETSLAFNIKDKGLVLVSGCNHQGILQFADFAFTNLKYDNDKFYGIYGGLHISPFEDWDPKYDDLVIALGQWGFELIGCNHCTGHLTAKKFVEAGYPVVRGTARFRSASEDYLGNGDKITFG, from the coding sequence ATGAGCACAAACAGGAATAATATAAGCAGACGCGACTTCGTGAAGGGCGCTGCTACCGGACTGGTGGCGGGCACGTTCGCAAGCATGGGCATGTACTCCTACAGCCCGTGGGCCTACAGCCGGCTTCCGAAAACGCAGCGCAATCAACAGGACTTCGGCACGTGCCGAAGCGTACGCGTGACCAACATCTCGGAAACGAGCTGGTTCAACAACGCGCATCTCATCGGCGATATCCACGAAGCGGGCGGACTGCTCGTGAACCAATACACTCTGAACTGGGCCCCTCTCGCCAATGGCAAAGGCTCTGGCAAAGGATCCTACGAGGAAGGCATAAGCACCATCAAGGACCTGCTGCCCCATGACCTTGAAAAAGCATGGGAAATCCAGAAAAAACTCTCCCTGCACCCGGAAAATCCGGGCGGCTACTCCTGCCTGCTCGAAGTAGAAGCCCTGGACGGCACTGTGCGCAAATTCCTGTTGGACACCGGCTGGTCCTACGAATGGATGGACAGCTGCTTCAAACGCGAGGGCATCGACCAGATGCTGCGCGATCAGGAAATCGAGGCGCTGTTCATCTCCCACGAGCACTGGGATCACTTCTGGGGCCTGCCTGTCACCATGAAGTACGACAACCGCATCCCATTGTACGTGCACGACGGTTTCTACAAGGAAGGCCTTCAATACATCAAAGATTCCGGATACAAAGGTGAGCCGGTCATCGTGAACAAGCCCGTGACCCAGATAGCTCCGGGCATGGCCCTGCTCAAATTCGATGTACCCATCATCAATCGTGTCTTTGGCGAAACCTCTCTCGCCTTCAACATCAAGGACAAGGGTTTGGTCCTGGTCTCGGGGTGCAACCACCAGGGAATTCTCCAGTTCGCGGACTTCGCCTTCACCAACCTGAAGTATGACAATGACAAGTTCTACGGCATCTACGGAGGGCTTCACATCTCCCCGTTCGAGGACTGGGATCCAAAATACGACGATCTTGTCATCGCCCTTGGCCAGTGGGGCTTCGAACTCATCGGCTGCAACCACTGCACCGGGCATCTCACGGCCAAGAAGTTCGTCGAAGCGGGCTACCCCGTGGTGCGCGGCACCGCACGATTCCGCTCCGCTTCCGAGGACTACCTCGGAAATGGCGACAAGATAACCTTCGGCTGA
- a CDS encoding FadR/GntR family transcriptional regulator translates to MASSQRPILCQKVADMLKGTSFSVGDRLPGERRLAEMFDTSRNTIREVLCNLETMGYVEIRQKSGCYLKSKDGRISWNQLRRRKSQIATRQILDTLALVIPTLAREQASRLTTSDVATLENATARLGEAIVNFDSTIFTRAYIAFFLALAKISANDYLILLMKELQAAAHNLEHAGTGLAEVQTGFLFEYHVELFNALKSSRADEAEKLALQCMHTFASIVLPGE, encoded by the coding sequence ATGGCATCATCTCAACGCCCCATTCTTTGTCAAAAAGTCGCGGACATGCTTAAAGGGACATCCTTTTCCGTTGGAGACCGGCTGCCCGGCGAGCGTCGCCTCGCGGAGATGTTCGACACCAGCCGCAACACCATCCGCGAAGTGCTCTGCAACCTCGAAACCATGGGCTATGTGGAGATCCGCCAAAAGAGCGGATGCTACCTCAAAAGCAAGGATGGCCGCATCAGCTGGAATCAACTCCGCAGACGCAAGTCGCAAATTGCCACGCGGCAGATTCTGGACACCCTGGCCCTGGTGATTCCAACTCTCGCCCGCGAACAGGCCTCCCGGTTAACCACCTCGGATGTCGCTACGCTGGAAAACGCCACTGCCCGCCTGGGCGAAGCCATCGTCAATTTCGACAGCACCATCTTCACTCGGGCCTACATCGCCTTTTTTCTGGCCTTGGCGAAAATCTCGGCCAACGACTACCTGATCTTGCTCATGAAGGAGCTTCAGGCCGCGGCGCACAACCTTGAGCACGCAGGAACCGGGCTTGCCGAAGTGCAGACAGGCTTCCTCTTCGAGTACCATGTGGAGCTTTTCAACGCCCTGAAGAGTTCCAGAGCCGACGAGGCCGAAAAACTGGCCCTTCAGTGCATGCACACCTTTGCCTCCATCGTGCTTCCCGGAGAATGA
- a CDS encoding PAS domain-containing protein: MPTHLENTKARDDECMAAYLAMLPALAWRVDIVRNDITFLNAHTIPSLGEQAKSVLQNPGLARQMIFKEDRERFFHCFDQIRNRQPTACTFRMRSSNDATGWFKIMAMPDPAFPTCSVGLLMDIGSHVNTILSIEGRPGLSDKIDLLDDPVLLIRFSDRKVFMANQAAQRMLHYPAKDIPTLDFDRILQKNSGAKLFQIYEGLIFSDCWNGELSVTDSMGRHHQCMARIQAIARDEENLLWVTLTHMNSCQACKGVPVRGNESVLSPEIIEAMGTCTTIKELLKTMLNALPPNSPTDAIMLSRIFIAENKVLVTGAGGPFETIPENHTHPYEGSIAENIVRFNLPHHVVMETSKSIKPIDWALFIPRGIHSYYAQPFFDNDVLANVLIFCSNLPGNYDPDAPAPLHELYPEFLDGLRRCLKAAG, encoded by the coding sequence ATGCCTACGCATCTTGAAAACACGAAAGCACGGGACGACGAGTGCATGGCCGCCTATCTGGCCATGCTGCCAGCTCTTGCCTGGCGCGTCGACATCGTGCGCAATGATATCACCTTCCTCAATGCGCACACCATCCCCTCCCTAGGGGAGCAGGCCAAATCGGTGCTCCAGAATCCCGGACTTGCCAGGCAGATGATCTTCAAAGAGGACCGCGAAAGGTTCTTCCACTGTTTCGATCAAATTCGCAATCGCCAGCCCACAGCCTGTACCTTCCGCATGCGCTCTTCAAACGACGCCACGGGCTGGTTCAAGATCATGGCCATGCCCGACCCGGCGTTTCCCACCTGTTCTGTGGGGCTACTCATGGACATCGGCTCTCACGTGAACACAATCCTTTCCATCGAGGGACGTCCGGGCCTTAGCGACAAGATCGACCTGTTGGACGATCCGGTCCTGCTCATCCGCTTCTCCGACCGCAAAGTGTTTATGGCCAACCAGGCCGCGCAAAGGATGCTGCACTACCCGGCCAAGGACATTCCGACCCTGGATTTTGACAGGATACTCCAAAAAAATTCCGGAGCAAAACTGTTCCAGATATATGAGGGGCTGATCTTTTCCGACTGCTGGAACGGTGAACTGAGCGTGACCGACAGCATGGGCAGGCATCACCAGTGCATGGCCCGTATCCAGGCAATCGCCCGAGACGAAGAAAATCTGCTATGGGTCACGCTGACTCACATGAACAGCTGCCAGGCATGCAAAGGAGTGCCCGTGCGCGGCAACGAGTCCGTGCTCTCCCCGGAAATCATTGAAGCCATGGGCACGTGCACGACCATCAAGGAGCTGTTAAAAACCATGCTCAACGCCCTGCCACCGAATTCGCCCACGGACGCCATCATGCTTTCACGCATCTTCATCGCAGAAAACAAGGTGCTGGTCACCGGCGCGGGGGGGCCCTTCGAAACCATTCCGGAAAATCACACCCATCCTTACGAGGGGTCCATCGCTGAAAACATCGTCCGCTTCAATCTGCCGCACCACGTGGTCATGGAAACGTCCAAAAGTATCAAACCCATCGACTGGGCTCTATTCATTCCTCGAGGCATTCACTCCTACTATGCGCAACCTTTTTTCGACAACGATGTTCTGGCCAACGTGCTGATCTTCTGTTCGAACCTGCCCGGAAACTACGACCCGGACGCCCCAGCTCCACTTCATGAACTCTATCCCGAATTCCTGGATGGTTTGAGACGTTGCCTCAAGGCGGCCGGTTAG